A DNA window from Bradyrhizobium barranii subsp. barranii contains the following coding sequences:
- a CDS encoding IS3-like element ISRj2 family transposase (programmed frameshift), translating into MTKKSRRTHSPAFKAKVALAAVKGDKTLAELAQLFDVHPNQITIWKNQLLEGAAGVFGHDKTSAETPVDLKALHAKIGELALENGFFVRRAHQGGPAERKAMIDRDHDLSIVRQAKVLKLARSTVYYEPRPVSAEDLALMRRLDELHLDYPFAGARMLRSLLRREGVYAGRRHIATLMKRMRIEAVYRRPNTSKPAPGHKIYPYLLRGLKIERPDHAWAMDITYIPMRRGFVYLAAVVDVFSRRVLAHRVSITMEAAFCVEAVQEALAKHGRPEIFNTDQGSQFTSLEFTDVLLDAKIAISMDGKGAWRDNVFVERLWRTVKYEEVYLRAYDSVSEARASIAKYLAFYNQGRPHSSLDGRTPDEAYFGTQAMVMAA; encoded by the exons ATGACGAAGAAGAGCCGCCGGACGCATTCTCCGGCATTCAAGGCGAAGGTTGCTTTGGCTGCGGTCAAAGGCGACAAGACACTGGCGGAGCTGGCGCAACTGTTTGATGTTCATCCGAACCAGATCACGATCTGGAAAAACCAGCTCCTGGAAGGCGCCGCCGGCGTGTTTGGGCATGACAAGACATCGGCCGAGACGCCGGTCGATTTGAAGGCGTTACATGCCAAGATCGGCGAGCTGGCGTTGGAAAACG GATTTTTTGTCCGGCGCGCTCACCAAGGCGGGCCTGCTGAGCGCAAAGCGATGATCGACCGCGATCATGATCTTTCTATCGTGCGCCAGGCGAAGGTCCTGAAGCTGGCTCGCAGCACGGTCTACTATGAACCTCGGCCAGTTTCGGCCGAGGACCTTGCCTTGATGCGTCGGCTCGATGAGCTGCATCTCGATTATCCCTTCGCGGGAGCGCGTATGCTGCGATCGTTGCTGCGGCGGGAGGGCGTATACGCCGGTCGCCGCCACATCGCGACGCTGATGAAGCGCATGCGGATCGAGGCGGTCTATCGTCGCCCGAACACGAGCAAGCCGGCTCCGGGTCACAAGATCTACCCGTACCTGTTGCGCGGATTGAAGATCGAGCGGCCCGACCATGCGTGGGCAATGGACATCACCTACATTCCGATGCGGCGTGGCTTCGTCTATCTCGCGGCGGTCGTCGATGTGTTCAGCCGACGGGTCCTGGCCCATCGCGTCTCGATCACAATGGAGGCGGCCTTCTGCGTCGAAGCGGTCCAGGAGGCGTTGGCGAAGCACGGCAGGCCCGAGATTTTCAACACGGATCAGGGCAGCCAGTTCACCAGCCTCGAGTTCACCGATGTGCTGCTGGACGCGAAGATCGCCATCAGCATGGACGGCAAGGGCGCCTGGCGCGACAACGTGTTTGTCGAGCGGCTCTGGCGCACGGTCAAATACGAAGAAGTATATCTCCGCGCCTACGACAGCGTGTCCGAGGCGCGAGCGTCAATTGCCAAGTATCTGGCCTTCTACAATCAGGGACGCCCTCACTCGAGCCTTGACGGGCGCACGCCCGACGAGGCTTACTTCGGCACGCAAGCTATGGTGATGGCCGCATGA
- a CDS encoding UPF0280 family protein, with the protein MTRLPQIALLSGGRRLHLQDGPIDLIVEARGHADAVRAAYEAAARRFTGLLDELCAELPELRTAAEKQTSLKGVVARRMHAAVAPYAADCFITPMAAVAGSVAEEILGAMLGAAALDQAYVNNGGDIALHLGEGEHFSVGLMDRPDRDGVLRKMRVYSGDPVRGIATSGRHGRSFSLGIADAVTVLAATASQADAAATVIANAVDLPGHPGIIRKPANELQPDSDLGARLVTRDVGELSQNEVAAALESGAECARQLFDRGLIEGAVLQLCGDMLVIGTKDIEEQRTRPLMLENAVYA; encoded by the coding sequence ATGACCAGGCTCCCGCAAATCGCATTGCTGTCTGGTGGCCGGCGGCTGCATTTGCAGGATGGACCGATTGATCTGATCGTGGAGGCGAGGGGGCACGCGGACGCAGTGCGCGCGGCCTATGAGGCGGCGGCGCGGCGTTTCACCGGACTGCTCGACGAACTCTGCGCGGAATTGCCGGAACTGCGGACGGCTGCTGAGAAGCAGACTTCGCTGAAGGGCGTGGTGGCGCGTCGGATGCACGCTGCTGTCGCACCCTATGCCGCCGATTGCTTCATCACGCCGATGGCCGCGGTTGCCGGCAGCGTTGCAGAGGAGATTCTTGGCGCCATGCTGGGCGCTGCGGCGCTCGATCAGGCCTATGTCAACAATGGCGGCGATATCGCGCTGCATCTCGGCGAGGGCGAGCATTTTTCGGTCGGCTTGATGGATCGGCCTGATCGTGACGGCGTGCTGCGCAAGATGAGGGTCTACTCAGGTGATCCCGTGCGCGGCATCGCGACCAGCGGGCGTCACGGCCGCAGCTTTTCGCTCGGCATTGCCGACGCGGTCACGGTGCTGGCTGCCACCGCATCGCAGGCCGATGCGGCCGCGACGGTCATCGCCAATGCCGTCGATCTGCCCGGGCATCCCGGCATCATCAGAAAGCCTGCGAACGAGCTTCAGCCCGACAGCGATCTCGGCGCGCGTCTCGTCACCCGCGATGTCGGTGAATTGTCGCAGAACGAGGTCGCGGCCGCACTGGAATCTGGCGCGGAATGTGCACGGCAATTGTTCGATCGCGGATTGATCGAGGGTGCCGTGTTGCAGCTTTGTGGTGATATGCTTGTCATCGGAACCAAGGATATAGAAGAGCAACGAACGCGCCCGCTCATGCTGGAGAACGCGGTCTATGCCTGA
- a CDS encoding 6-hydroxynicotinate reductase has protein sequence MVTETTSAAIDKIRCDACPVMCYIKPGAAGACDRYANHDGKLVRVDPHVILERTVSHGGKLVPFSRTEDWDGKIVHEPSTFVTAIGAGTTYPDYKPAPFIVSSEIDGVDMVTVVTEGIFSYCGIKVKIDTDRYLGPETATVRAQGEAVGHVTTSEYGSQMLSLGGVHHLTGGSKKEGRVTCDTLMDLANCKAVELTIDGGASVVVQAGQPPIVNGMKEERMRVGCGSATIGMFAKQWHGKVDEVVVVDDHITGVLSEHQAGKLLDIADTGIKMKGRRSTPGRYFQVADPGTGWGGTNISDPLAILGPFDAKEAKPGLSMLMVSTTGEHSSYYVLDEALKPVETEMPDDLKFSVERIQENCEPALCTVLFMAGAGGSLRAGVTDNPVRLTRSVKDALTRVTSGGAPVYVWPGGGITYMVDVTQMPSGAFGYVPTPALVAPIEFTMKLSDYAALGGHMDHVKPLSEVQNGEDVRQLPWQNPIPGRRA, from the coding sequence ATGGTGACTGAAACGACGAGCGCCGCCATCGACAAGATCCGTTGCGATGCCTGTCCGGTGATGTGCTACATCAAGCCGGGCGCGGCGGGCGCCTGCGACCGCTATGCCAATCACGACGGCAAGCTCGTCCGCGTCGACCCGCACGTGATCCTGGAACGCACCGTCTCGCATGGCGGCAAGCTCGTTCCGTTCAGCCGCACCGAAGACTGGGACGGCAAGATCGTCCACGAGCCCTCGACCTTTGTGACAGCGATCGGTGCGGGCACAACCTATCCCGACTACAAGCCGGCGCCGTTCATCGTCTCGTCCGAGATCGATGGCGTCGATATGGTGACTGTCGTCACCGAGGGCATCTTCTCCTATTGCGGCATCAAGGTGAAGATCGACACCGACCGCTATCTCGGCCCGGAAACCGCGACCGTTCGCGCGCAGGGCGAGGCGGTCGGCCACGTCACGACAAGCGAATACGGTTCGCAGATGCTGTCGCTCGGCGGCGTGCATCATCTCACCGGCGGCTCCAAGAAAGAGGGCCGCGTCACCTGCGATACGCTGATGGATCTCGCCAATTGCAAGGCGGTCGAGCTGACCATCGACGGCGGCGCCAGCGTGGTGGTGCAGGCCGGCCAGCCGCCGATCGTCAACGGCATGAAGGAAGAGCGCATGCGCGTCGGCTGCGGCTCGGCGACGATCGGCATGTTCGCCAAGCAATGGCACGGCAAGGTCGACGAGGTCGTCGTCGTCGACGACCACATCACCGGCGTGCTCTCGGAGCATCAGGCCGGCAAGCTGCTCGACATCGCCGACACCGGCATCAAGATGAAGGGCCGCCGCTCGACGCCCGGCCGCTATTTCCAGGTCGCCGATCCCGGCACGGGGTGGGGCGGCACCAACATTTCCGATCCGCTGGCGATTCTCGGGCCGTTCGACGCCAAGGAAGCCAAGCCTGGTCTCTCCATGCTGATGGTCTCCACGACCGGCGAGCACTCGTCTTACTATGTGCTCGACGAGGCCCTGAAGCCGGTCGAAACCGAGATGCCTGATGACCTGAAGTTCTCGGTCGAGCGCATCCAGGAGAATTGCGAGCCGGCGCTGTGCACGGTGTTGTTCATGGCGGGGGCCGGCGGCTCCTTGCGCGCGGGCGTCACCGACAATCCGGTGCGGCTGACGCGTTCGGTGAAGGACGCGCTGACGCGCGTCACCAGCGGCGGCGCGCCTGTTTATGTCTGGCCGGGCGGTGGCATCACCTACATGGTCGATGTGACGCAGATGCCTTCAGGCGCGTTCGGTTATGTTCCGACGCCCGCGCTGGTCGCGCCGATCGAGTTCACGATGAAGCTGTCGGACTACGCCGCGCTCGGCGGGCACATGGATCACGTCAAACCGCTCTCCGAAGTGCAGAACGGCGAAGATGTTCGCCAATTGCCCTGGCAGAACCCGATTCCGGGGCGCCGGGCATGA
- a CDS encoding molybdopterin cofactor-binding domain-containing protein — protein MASPLSNGAERQSGSLVVVRTVDEVTSETFVRITADGSVSAYNGHVDLGTGIRTALGQIVAEELDVSFARVVVVLGDTAVVPNQGATIASETIQITAVPLRKAAAQARHFLIARAAERLELPASDLKIEDGLVRGHNRSVSYGELIGGETIRLELADDVALKPVGDYAIVGQSTPRVDLPAKATRELTFVHDIRVPGMLHGRVVRPPYAGVDAGSFVGTSLIAVDESSVRDIPGIIAVVRIGDFVGVVAEREENAIRAAEQLAVSWKPTPHLTDLADVETALRANPSTPRTLIDKGDVDKAISGAAKPMQRTYVWPYQMHASIGPSCAVADVQDGNIRVWSGTQNPHVLRSDLALLIERPESQIEVIRLEAAGCYGRNCADDVTADALLLSRAVGRPVRVQLTREQEHAWEPKGTAQLIDVNGGLDADGGVAGYDLATRYPSNAAPTLALLLTGRISPVADVLHMGDRTAIPPYDYDHMRVVAHDMAPIVRASWFRGVSALPNTFAHESYIDEAATEAGVDPIEYRLRYLKDQRAVDLVNAVAERAGWTPRPVREEKNGDIVHGRGFAYALYVHSKFPGYGAAWSAWVADVAVNKSTGDVSVTRVVAGQDSGLMINPDGVRHQIHGNVIQSTSRALMEEVSFERGVVTAREWGAYPIIPFPDVPKIDVLMLPRQDQPPLGVGESASVPSAAAIANAIFDATGVRFREPPFTPERILKGLHGEASPVPQALPAPAASPPSRIWENPFAKRAGIFATIAAVCTAAIGIGAALLPGRAIAPIARPDPSVYSAATIARGEQLAALGNCAECHTSLNGVLNAGGRALQTPFGTIYSTNITPDAETGIGAWSYPAFERAMRDGLHRDGRQLYPAFPYTHFAKTSDADMQALYAYLMTQPSVRATAPANALAFPFNLRPLLAGWNALFHHTQEFKPDPAKSEQWNRGAYLVESLGHCSACHSPRNALGAEQREAYLAGGFAEGWEAPALTSLSRAPIPWSEDELFAYLRTGHSRYHGVAAGPMAPIVKDLKALPDPDIRAMAVYLNSFNDTAIDTRGQDALAAKLERSTQVTVAPSTGARLYQGACAVCHEVGGLPLFGTRPSLALNSNLHSATSDNLVQVVLHGIAEPVSSDLGYMPAFKNSMSDAQVEELVSFLRKQFAPDKPAWTGVRETITRVRTSTH, from the coding sequence ATGGCCTCCCCTCTTTCGAACGGAGCTGAGCGGCAATCCGGTTCGCTCGTCGTCGTCCGCACCGTGGACGAAGTCACGTCCGAAACCTTCGTCCGCATCACCGCAGATGGATCGGTCTCGGCCTATAACGGCCATGTCGATCTCGGCACCGGGATCCGCACCGCACTCGGCCAGATCGTCGCCGAAGAGCTGGATGTGTCCTTTGCGCGCGTCGTCGTGGTGCTCGGCGATACCGCCGTGGTGCCGAACCAGGGCGCGACGATCGCGAGCGAGACCATCCAGATCACCGCCGTCCCCCTGCGCAAGGCCGCCGCGCAAGCGCGGCACTTTCTGATCGCGCGCGCAGCCGAGCGGCTGGAGCTGCCGGCCAGCGACCTCAAGATCGAAGACGGCCTCGTGCGCGGGCACAACCGCAGCGTCAGCTATGGCGAACTGATCGGCGGCGAGACCATTCGCCTCGAGCTTGCCGACGACGTCGCACTCAAGCCCGTTGGCGACTACGCCATCGTCGGCCAGTCGACGCCCCGCGTCGACCTGCCCGCCAAGGCGACGCGCGAGCTGACCTTCGTGCACGACATTAGGGTGCCCGGAATGCTGCACGGCCGGGTCGTGCGTCCGCCCTATGCCGGCGTCGATGCCGGCTCGTTCGTCGGCACCAGCCTGATCGCGGTGGATGAGTCCTCGGTACGTGACATTCCCGGCATCATTGCCGTCGTGCGCATCGGCGATTTCGTCGGCGTGGTCGCCGAGCGCGAGGAGAACGCGATCCGCGCGGCGGAGCAGCTCGCGGTAAGCTGGAAGCCGACGCCTCATCTGACCGATCTCGCCGACGTCGAGACCGCGCTGCGCGCCAATCCATCGACGCCGCGCACGCTGATCGACAAGGGCGATGTCGATAAGGCGATCTCAGGCGCGGCCAAGCCGATGCAGCGCACTTATGTGTGGCCGTACCAGATGCACGCCTCGATCGGGCCGTCCTGCGCGGTCGCCGATGTCCAGGACGGTAACATCCGCGTCTGGTCGGGCACGCAGAACCCGCATGTCCTGCGCAGCGATCTGGCGCTCCTGATCGAACGTCCCGAAAGCCAGATCGAGGTGATCCGCCTGGAGGCCGCCGGCTGCTACGGCCGCAACTGCGCCGATGACGTCACCGCGGATGCGCTGCTGCTGTCGCGCGCCGTCGGCCGGCCCGTGCGCGTGCAGCTGACGCGCGAGCAGGAGCATGCCTGGGAGCCCAAGGGCACCGCGCAGCTCATCGACGTCAATGGCGGGCTCGACGCGGACGGCGGCGTCGCCGGCTACGACCTCGCCACGCGCTACCCTTCCAACGCTGCGCCGACATTGGCGCTGCTGTTGACGGGGCGAATCTCGCCGGTGGCCGATGTGCTCCACATGGGCGACCGCACCGCGATTCCGCCTTACGACTACGACCACATGCGCGTCGTCGCCCACGACATGGCGCCGATCGTGCGCGCGTCCTGGTTTCGCGGTGTCTCGGCGCTGCCGAACACGTTCGCGCATGAATCCTATATCGACGAGGCCGCGACCGAGGCCGGCGTCGATCCGATCGAATACCGCCTGCGTTACCTGAAGGACCAGCGCGCCGTCGATCTCGTCAATGCGGTGGCCGAGCGCGCGGGCTGGACGCCCCGGCCTGTCCGCGAAGAGAAAAACGGCGACATCGTGCACGGGCGCGGCTTTGCCTATGCGCTCTATGTCCACAGCAAGTTTCCCGGCTATGGTGCGGCGTGGTCGGCCTGGGTTGCCGACGTTGCGGTGAACAAGTCCACCGGCGATGTCAGCGTCACGCGCGTCGTCGCCGGGCAGGACTCCGGCCTGATGATCAATCCGGACGGCGTGCGCCACCAGATCCACGGCAACGTCATCCAGTCCACCAGCCGCGCGCTGATGGAAGAGGTTTCGTTCGAGCGCGGCGTGGTGACGGCGCGCGAATGGGGCGCCTATCCGATCATCCCTTTCCCTGACGTGCCCAAGATCGACGTGCTGATGTTGCCGCGTCAGGACCAGCCGCCGCTCGGCGTCGGCGAGTCCGCCTCGGTGCCGAGCGCAGCGGCGATCGCCAACGCGATCTTCGATGCCACCGGTGTGCGCTTTCGCGAGCCGCCGTTCACGCCGGAGCGCATCCTGAAGGGATTGCACGGTGAGGCATCGCCCGTGCCGCAAGCCCTGCCCGCACCCGCTGCATCGCCGCCGTCCCGCATCTGGGAGAATCCCTTCGCCAAGCGCGCCGGCATCTTCGCGACGATCGCGGCCGTCTGCACTGCCGCGATCGGCATCGGCGCAGCACTCCTGCCCGGACGCGCGATCGCGCCGATCGCACGTCCCGATCCATCGGTCTATTCCGCGGCGACGATCGCGCGCGGAGAGCAACTCGCAGCACTCGGCAATTGCGCGGAGTGCCACACCAGCCTCAATGGCGTGCTCAACGCCGGCGGCCGCGCACTACAGACGCCGTTCGGCACGATCTACTCAACCAACATCACGCCCGACGCCGAGACCGGCATCGGCGCCTGGTCCTATCCCGCCTTCGAGCGCGCGATGCGCGACGGACTGCATCGCGACGGACGGCAGCTCTACCCCGCCTTCCCCTACACCCATTTCGCCAAGACCAGCGACGCCGACATGCAGGCGCTCTACGCCTACCTGATGACCCAGCCTTCGGTTCGCGCCACGGCGCCGGCGAATGCGCTCGCCTTCCCGTTCAACCTCCGCCCGCTGCTTGCGGGCTGGAATGCGCTGTTTCACCACACGCAAGAATTCAAGCCCGATCCCGCCAAATCGGAGCAGTGGAATCGCGGCGCCTATCTCGTCGAGAGCCTCGGCCATTGCAGCGCCTGCCACTCGCCGCGCAACGCGCTCGGCGCCGAGCAACGTGAGGCCTATCTCGCCGGCGGCTTTGCCGAGGGCTGGGAGGCGCCGGCGCTGACCTCGCTCTCACGCGCACCGATCCCATGGAGCGAGGACGAGCTGTTCGCCTATTTGCGCACCGGCCATTCGCGCTATCACGGCGTCGCGGCTGGCCCGATGGCGCCGATCGTCAAGGACCTCAAAGCCCTGCCCGACCCCGACATCCGCGCGATGGCGGTCTATCTCAACTCGTTCAACGACACCGCGATCGATACGCGGGGCCAGGATGCACTTGCCGCAAAGCTTGAACGCTCAACGCAGGTCACGGTGGCGCCTTCCACCGGCGCGCGGCTCTATCAGGGCGCCTGCGCCGTCTGCCACGAGGTCGGCGGCCTGCCGCTGTTCGGAACTCGGCCCTCGCTCGCGCTCAACAGCAATCTGCACAGCGCGACATCGGACAATCTCGTGCAGGTCGTCCTGCACGGCATCGCCGAGCCGGTGTCGAGCGATCTCGGCTACATGCCGGCGTTCAAGAACAGCATGAGCGACGCGCAAGTCGAAGAGCTCGTCAGCTTCCTGCGCAAGCAGTTCGCGCCGGACAAGCCGGCCTGGACCGGCGTCCGCGAGACGATCACGCGCGTACGCACCTCAACGCATTGA
- a CDS encoding catechol 2,3-dioxygenase has product MQPEPILDLAHLGHMELLTPKPDESLKFFVDVMGMTVSGQKGESVYLRGWDDYERYSLKLTASKTSGMEHMALRARSQQALERRVAALKGSGFDIGWIDGDMGQGPTFRCRDPDGHIVELYYETEWYQAPPELRPALKNQAQRFPARGVNVRRLDHLNCLAVDIKANREFFENYLGCRLTEQIVLNDGREAAMWLTMSNKSYDFAYSLDHSGTPGRFHHVTYALDSREEILRAADIFLENGVHIETGPHKHAIQQTFFLYVYEPGGNRVEVANAGARLILAPDWKPIVWTEEERKKGQAWGLKTIESFHTHGTPPVEAQKHG; this is encoded by the coding sequence ATGCAGCCCGAACCAATCCTCGATCTTGCTCATCTCGGCCACATGGAGCTGCTGACGCCGAAGCCCGACGAGAGCCTGAAATTCTTCGTCGACGTCATGGGCATGACCGTCAGCGGGCAGAAGGGCGAGTCGGTTTACCTGCGCGGCTGGGACGATTACGAGCGCTATTCGCTCAAGCTGACGGCGTCGAAGACATCAGGCATGGAGCATATGGCGCTGCGCGCGCGCAGCCAGCAGGCGCTGGAGCGCCGCGTCGCCGCGCTCAAAGGCTCCGGCTTCGACATCGGCTGGATCGACGGCGACATGGGGCAGGGGCCGACCTTCCGCTGCCGCGACCCTGATGGCCATATCGTCGAGCTCTATTACGAGACCGAATGGTACCAGGCGCCGCCGGAGCTTAGACCCGCGCTGAAGAACCAGGCGCAGCGTTTTCCCGCGCGCGGCGTCAACGTTCGCCGTCTCGACCATCTCAACTGCCTCGCCGTCGACATCAAGGCCAACCGCGAGTTCTTCGAAAACTATCTCGGCTGCCGCCTCACCGAGCAGATCGTGCTCAACGACGGGCGGGAAGCGGCGATGTGGCTGACGATGTCGAACAAGAGCTACGATTTTGCCTATTCGCTCGACCATTCCGGCACGCCCGGCCGCTTTCACCATGTCACCTACGCGCTCGACAGCCGCGAGGAGATTTTGCGCGCCGCCGATATCTTCCTGGAGAACGGCGTGCACATCGAGACCGGCCCGCATAAGCACGCGATCCAGCAGACCTTCTTCCTCTATGTCTACGAGCCCGGAGGCAACCGCGTCGAAGTCGCCAACGCCGGCGCGCGCCTCATTCTCGCCCCCGACTGGAAGCCGATCGTGTGGACCGAGGAGGAGCGCAAGAAGGGGCAGGCGTGGGGATTGAAGACGATCGAGTCATTCCACACCCACGGCACGCCGCCGGTGGAGGCGCAGAAGCATGGCTAG
- a CDS encoding amino acid synthesis family protein, with protein MSAIIRKIVTVVEETQMEMGRQVSPPTRRAAAIAVIENPFAGKYVEDLSPLIAIGEELGDLLAKRAVAALGIDGAKAQSYGKAAAVGENGELEHAAAILHPKMGAPVRKVLSKGAALIPSSKKRSGPGTTLDIPLGHKDAAFVRSHFDGMEVQINDAPRANEIMVAVAVTDSGRPLPRVGGLTVAEVKGEDGLK; from the coding sequence ATGAGCGCGATCATCCGCAAGATCGTCACGGTCGTCGAAGAGACGCAGATGGAAATGGGCCGCCAGGTCTCGCCGCCGACGCGGCGCGCCGCGGCGATCGCCGTGATCGAAAATCCCTTTGCCGGCAAATATGTCGAGGATCTCTCGCCCCTGATCGCCATCGGCGAGGAGCTCGGCGATCTCCTGGCGAAGCGCGCGGTGGCGGCGCTGGGCATCGATGGCGCGAAGGCGCAGAGCTACGGCAAGGCCGCGGCGGTCGGCGAGAACGGCGAGCTGGAGCATGCGGCGGCTATCCTGCATCCGAAGATGGGCGCTCCGGTGCGCAAGGTCCTGAGCAAGGGCGCGGCGCTGATCCCGTCGTCGAAGAAGCGCAGCGGCCCGGGCACGACGCTGGACATTCCGCTCGGGCACAAGGACGCCGCCTTCGTGCGCAGCCATTTTGACGGCATGGAGGTGCAGATCAACGATGCGCCGCGCGCCAACGAGATCATGGTCGCGGTCGCCGTCACCGATAGCGGCCGACCCTTGCCGCGTGTCGGCGGGCTGACGGTTGCGGAAGTGAAGGGTGAAGACGGTTTGAAATAG
- a CDS encoding ATP-binding protein: MPGSFIVTSFGRVISVRGSLARVGLLAASQMPVSEIRATVGRFVSIRCASSVIVAMITEVSCENLSNSDYIAIASVDLLGEIHNAADKAKFQRGVTNYPTIGDSVDLITSQELRTIYAPTGSDQINVGFLQQDRSVVAYVDVEEMLSKHFAVLGSTGVGKSTGVSLLLNEILKSRPNLRIFLLDVHNEYGRCFGDRALVLNPRNLKLPFWLFNFEEIVDVLFGGRAGVPEELDVLAEVIPMAKGIYTQYQNTDRLGLKRIDPKQVGCTVDTPVPYRLVDLISLIDERMGKLENRSSRIIYHKLISRIEAVRNDPRYAFMFDNANVRGDTMAEVISHLFRLPANGKPMTVMQLAGFPAEVIDSVVSVLCRMAFDFGLWSDGVSPMLFVCEEAHRYASADRNVGFGPTRKAVSRIAKEGRKYGVYLGLITQRPAELDATIISQCNTLFTMRLANERDQALLRAAVSDAAANLLSFVPSLGTREVLAFGEGVALPTRLRFKEVPPHQLPRGEATISSVPSVTSGHDMHFVGAVLERWRGATSQRDVPNDPVFSQPPAKTLATAEAPMLQPSMGLDPDRFSLLKKPLR, encoded by the coding sequence ATGCCAGGTTCATTCATCGTGACATCCTTTGGACGCGTGATTTCGGTACGCGGGTCGCTCGCCCGGGTCGGACTACTGGCGGCAAGCCAGATGCCGGTCTCGGAAATTCGGGCCACCGTCGGCCGTTTCGTCAGCATCCGCTGCGCCAGCTCGGTGATCGTCGCCATGATCACCGAGGTGTCCTGCGAGAACCTCTCGAACTCCGACTACATCGCCATCGCGTCGGTCGACCTGCTCGGCGAAATCCACAATGCCGCCGACAAGGCCAAGTTTCAGCGCGGCGTCACCAACTATCCGACCATCGGCGATTCCGTCGACCTGATCACCAGCCAGGAGCTGCGCACGATTTACGCGCCGACCGGATCGGACCAGATCAATGTCGGCTTCCTCCAGCAGGACCGCTCCGTCGTCGCTTATGTCGACGTCGAGGAAATGCTCTCCAAGCATTTCGCGGTGCTGGGATCGACCGGCGTCGGCAAATCCACCGGCGTGTCGCTGCTGCTCAACGAGATCCTGAAATCACGCCCGAACCTGCGCATCTTCCTGCTCGACGTTCACAACGAATATGGCCGCTGCTTCGGCGACCGCGCGCTGGTGCTCAACCCGCGGAACCTGAAGCTGCCGTTCTGGCTGTTCAACTTCGAAGAGATCGTCGACGTGCTGTTCGGCGGCCGCGCCGGCGTGCCCGAGGAGCTCGACGTCCTCGCCGAGGTGATCCCGATGGCCAAGGGCATCTACACGCAGTATCAGAACACCGATCGGCTCGGCCTGAAGCGCATCGACCCCAAGCAGGTCGGCTGCACCGTCGACACGCCGGTGCCATACCGCCTGGTCGATCTGATCTCGCTGATCGACGAGCGCATGGGCAAGCTGGAAAACCGCTCCTCGCGCATCATCTATCACAAGCTGATCTCGCGCATCGAGGCCGTCCGCAACGACCCGCGCTACGCCTTCATGTTCGACAACGCCAATGTCCGCGGCGACACCATGGCCGAGGTGATCAGCCATCTGTTCCGCCTGCCCGCCAACGGCAAGCCGATGACGGTGATGCAGCTCGCCGGCTTCCCGGCCGAGGTCATCGATTCCGTCGTCTCGGTGCTGTGCCGCATGGCCTTCGACTTCGGCCTGTGGAGCGACGGCGTGTCGCCGATGCTGTTCGTCTGCGAAGAGGCGCACCGCTATGCCTCGGCCGACCGCAACGTCGGCTTCGGGCCGACGCGCAAGGCGGTGTCGCGCATCGCCAAGGAAGGCCGCAAATACGGCGTCTATCTCGGCCTCATCACCCAGCGTCCGGCCGAGCTCGACGCCACCATTATCTCCCAGTGCAACACGCTGTTCACGATGCGTCTGGCCAACGAGCGCGACCAGGCGCTGCTGCGCGCCGCGGTATCGGACGCGGCCGCGAACCTGCTGTCCTTCGTGCCATCGCTCGGCACCCGAGAGGTGCTGGCGTTCGGCGAAGGCGTCGCGCTGCCGACCCGCCTGCGCTTCAAGGAGGTGCCGCCGCACCAATTGCCGCGCGGCGAAGCCACCATCTCAAGCGTGCCGTCGGTCACCTCCGGTCACGACATGCATTTCGTCGGCGCCGTGCTCGAGCGCTGGCGCGGCGCCACCTCGCAACGCGACGTGCCGAACGATCCGGTGTTTTCGCAGCCGCCCGCAAAGACGCTCGCGACCGCCGAAGCGCCGATGCTGCAGCCCTCGATGGGGCTGGACCCGGATCGCTTCTCGCTGCTGAAGAAGCCACTGCGGTAA
- a CDS encoding (2Fe-2S)-binding protein → MTQTPIRLTVNGRIHEITAAPQTPLLYVLRNDLALNGPKYGCGLGECGTCTVLIDGQAARSCVIPVSGCAGRDILTLEGLGTRDKPDVVQQAFIDEQAAQCGYCLNGMIMTTKALLAINPQPTEQEALAALRYNLCRCGTHVEILRAVMRASGQITEAVD, encoded by the coding sequence ATGACGCAGACACCGATCCGCCTCACCGTGAACGGCAGGATCCACGAGATCACGGCAGCGCCGCAGACGCCGCTGCTCTATGTGCTGCGCAACGATCTCGCGCTCAACGGTCCGAAATATGGCTGCGGCTTGGGCGAATGCGGCACCTGCACTGTCCTGATCGACGGGCAGGCCGCGCGCTCCTGCGTGATTCCCGTGAGCGGCTGCGCAGGCCGCGACATCCTGACGCTCGAAGGGCTCGGCACGCGCGACAAGCCGGATGTGGTGCAGCAGGCCTTCATCGACGAGCAGGCCGCGCAATGCGGCTATTGCCTCAACGGCATGATCATGACCACCAAGGCGTTGCTCGCGATCAACCCGCAGCCGACCGAACAGGAGGCGCTGGCGGCGCTGCGCTACAATCTCTGCCGCTGCGGCACCCATGTCGAGATCCTGCGCGCGGTGATGCGCGCATCCGGCCAGATCACTGAGGCCGTTGATTGA